The following proteins are encoded in a genomic region of Arthrobacter jiangjiafuii:
- the mraZ gene encoding division/cell wall cluster transcriptional repressor MraZ, translating to MFLGTHSPRLDEKGRLILPAKFREELADGLVLTRGQERCIYVFSQKEFERVHEQMREAPLSSRQARDYIRVFLSGASDEVPDKQGRITIPPALRSYAGLGRELAVIGAGTRAEIWDAGAWQTYLEAQETAFSETDEDTIPGIF from the coding sequence ATGTTCCTCGGAACTCATTCGCCGCGTCTGGACGAGAAGGGGCGGCTCATTTTGCCGGCCAAGTTCCGCGAGGAATTGGCTGACGGCCTGGTCCTGACCAGGGGCCAGGAACGCTGCATCTACGTTTTCAGCCAGAAGGAATTCGAACGGGTTCACGAGCAGATGCGGGAAGCACCGCTTTCCTCGCGGCAGGCACGTGATTACATTCGGGTTTTTCTGTCGGGAGCTTCAGATGAAGTCCCGGACAAGCAGGGCCGGATCACCATTCCGCCGGCACTGCGTTCCTACGCCGGTCTTGGCCGTGAACTGGCCGTGATCGGTGCAGGAACCCGGGCGGAGATCTGGGATGCGGGCGCATGGCAGACCTACCTTGAAGCGCAGGAAACGGCTTTCTCGGAAACCGACGAAGACACCATACCCGGCATCTTCTAG
- the rsmH gene encoding 16S rRNA (cytosine(1402)-N(4))-methyltransferase RsmH, which produces MSEERPTEDRHVPVLRDRCINLLAPSIERAVAENGRAVVVDATLGMGGHTEAMLTRFPQLHVIGIDRDRQALALAGERLAPFEDRTDLVHAVYDEIADVVTDLGFDGIDGALFDLGVSSLQLDERERGFAYSYDAPLDMRMDVSRGRTAADIVNTYTEAQLVAIIRKWGEEKFAGRIASAIVSTRATKPFTTTGELVDAIRTVVPAGAARTGGHPAKRTFQALRIEVNEELDVLERAIPASLSVLNLGGRVVVMSYHSLEDKIVKGIFAAGSRSSAPKGFPVELEQHKAQLVRLTKGTEVPTDEEIAENPRAASAKLRAVERVRMPIDGAGS; this is translated from the coding sequence ATGAGCGAAGAACGGCCCACCGAGGACCGGCACGTTCCGGTGCTGCGCGACCGCTGCATCAACCTCCTGGCGCCGTCCATCGAGAGGGCCGTGGCGGAGAACGGCCGGGCAGTGGTGGTGGATGCCACGCTCGGCATGGGTGGCCACACCGAAGCCATGCTGACCCGGTTCCCCCAGCTGCACGTCATCGGTATTGACCGTGACCGTCAGGCCCTGGCCCTGGCCGGAGAACGGCTGGCCCCCTTCGAGGACCGGACCGACCTGGTGCACGCCGTCTACGACGAAATTGCCGACGTCGTCACCGATCTGGGTTTTGACGGCATCGACGGAGCCCTCTTCGACCTGGGCGTTTCCTCCCTGCAGCTCGACGAGCGGGAGCGGGGCTTCGCCTACTCCTACGATGCACCGCTGGATATGCGGATGGATGTCAGCCGCGGGCGCACCGCGGCTGACATCGTTAATACGTACACCGAGGCACAGCTGGTGGCCATCATCCGTAAATGGGGCGAGGAAAAGTTCGCCGGCCGGATCGCGTCGGCGATAGTCTCCACCCGCGCCACCAAGCCCTTCACCACCACCGGCGAGCTGGTGGACGCTATCCGCACCGTGGTGCCCGCCGGTGCCGCACGCACCGGGGGACACCCCGCCAAGCGGACCTTCCAAGCTCTCCGGATTGAAGTGAACGAGGAACTGGACGTCCTCGAACGCGCCATTCCGGCCTCCCTATCGGTCCTGAACCTCGGCGGCAGAGTAGTGGTCATGTCCTACCACTCGCTGGAGGACAAGATCGTCAAGGGAATCTTTGCGGCCGGATCACGGTCCTCCGCCCCCAAGGGTTTTCCAGTGGAACTGGAGCAGCACAAGGCCCAGCTGGTGCGCCTGACCAAGGGAACCGAGGTTCCCACAGATGAAGAGATTGCCGAAAACCCCCGTGCCGCCTCCGCCAAGCTGCGGGCAGTGGAACGGGTCCGCATGCCAATCGACGGGGCAGGTTCATGA
- a CDS encoding peptidoglycan D,D-transpeptidase FtsI family protein, whose protein sequence is MAKAQGPTRDNHRVAVVTGRLRTGLILALVLLTVLGVRLFQVQAVDPAGMAEAAVEKRLVEQTIPPLRGSILDADGNYLARSVERFDVVVNQTLSHDYAEEQSYPRRNAEGKLEDISFDQAFKELSAILGQDVQTLRSSVLGDATFKFVAKTVTPEIKEKVLAVKFPGIYADRTTLRTYPSGSVAGSIVGFLGTDGPQEGLELTQDDVLAGKAGSKTYEIGGDGIRIPYATNEDTPVVDGDSIQLSIDQDLQWFAQQTIASQVAQYRAQWGNVVVVEAKTGRVIAMAESTTVDPNNPGLTPAESRQPLSVTVPFEPGSTTKVITMAAALEEDLITPESQFEIANTYTVDGQTFKDAFDHGTLQMTAAGILTKSMNTGTVMIGQKLTPQERYDWMRKFGIGQQLDVGLNGETKGILAKPEDWDTRQQYTVLFGQGLAQTALHTAMVYQTIANDGVRLAPSLIDGYVAADGTTTKTERAEGKRVVSEETAREVQHMLETVTAEGSGSSGKLEQYRVGSKTGTAEAPGANGGYDGYTVSYAGIAPMEDPQYVAVVTLQRPQGPLELIEPGKTFQKVMEQVLTSRNVAPSTTEPELYPVEY, encoded by the coding sequence GTGGCAAAAGCGCAGGGCCCCACAAGGGACAACCACAGGGTAGCCGTCGTTACCGGCAGGCTCCGCACCGGCCTGATCCTGGCACTGGTGCTGCTCACCGTGCTGGGCGTGCGCCTGTTCCAGGTGCAGGCGGTGGATCCGGCGGGCATGGCCGAAGCGGCCGTTGAAAAGCGCCTGGTCGAACAGACCATCCCGCCACTGCGCGGCAGCATCCTCGACGCCGATGGAAACTACCTCGCGCGCAGCGTGGAGCGCTTCGACGTCGTCGTGAACCAAACCCTGTCCCATGATTACGCCGAAGAGCAGTCCTACCCCCGGCGGAACGCCGAGGGAAAGCTGGAAGACATCAGCTTCGACCAGGCGTTCAAAGAGCTCTCGGCGATCCTTGGCCAAGACGTCCAGACCCTGCGCAGCTCCGTCCTGGGTGACGCGACCTTCAAATTCGTGGCCAAGACCGTCACTCCTGAAATCAAGGAGAAAGTCCTCGCCGTCAAGTTCCCCGGGATCTACGCGGACCGGACCACGTTGCGCACCTATCCCTCCGGCTCGGTAGCCGGTTCCATCGTGGGCTTCCTCGGTACCGACGGCCCGCAGGAAGGGCTGGAGCTGACACAGGACGATGTCCTGGCGGGAAAAGCCGGCAGCAAGACCTATGAGATCGGCGGCGACGGCATCCGTATCCCGTATGCCACCAACGAGGACACCCCCGTGGTGGACGGCGATTCGATCCAGCTGAGCATCGACCAGGACCTGCAGTGGTTCGCCCAGCAGACCATCGCCAGCCAGGTTGCGCAGTACAGGGCGCAGTGGGGCAATGTGGTGGTGGTCGAGGCCAAGACCGGACGGGTGATCGCCATGGCCGAATCCACCACCGTTGACCCCAACAACCCGGGCCTGACTCCGGCCGAATCCCGGCAGCCGCTGTCGGTGACTGTTCCGTTTGAGCCCGGCTCCACCACGAAGGTCATCACCATGGCTGCCGCCCTGGAGGAGGACCTGATCACTCCGGAGTCGCAGTTCGAAATTGCCAATACCTACACCGTTGACGGCCAGACCTTCAAGGACGCCTTCGACCACGGCACCCTGCAGATGACGGCTGCGGGAATCCTCACCAAGTCCATGAACACCGGAACCGTGATGATCGGGCAGAAGCTCACGCCGCAGGAGCGGTATGACTGGATGCGGAAGTTCGGTATCGGCCAGCAGCTGGATGTTGGCCTGAACGGTGAGACCAAGGGCATCCTGGCCAAGCCGGAGGACTGGGACACGCGCCAGCAGTACACCGTGCTCTTCGGGCAGGGCCTGGCCCAGACCGCGCTGCATACGGCGATGGTCTACCAGACCATCGCGAACGACGGCGTCCGGCTGGCCCCGAGCCTGATCGACGGTTACGTTGCCGCGGACGGCACCACCACGAAGACGGAGCGGGCTGAAGGCAAACGGGTGGTTTCGGAGGAAACAGCCCGTGAAGTCCAACACATGCTCGAAACCGTCACAGCCGAAGGATCCGGGTCCAGCGGCAAGCTGGAGCAGTACCGGGTGGGGTCCAAGACCGGCACCGCCGAAGCCCCCGGGGCCAATGGCGGCTATGACGGCTACACAGTCTCCTATGCTGGTATTGCACCCATGGAGGATCCGCAGTACGTGGCCGTGGTGACGCTCCAGCGGCCGCAGGGCCCCTTGGAACTGATTGAGCCCGGAAAGACCTTCCAGAAAGTCATGGAACAGGTTCTGACCAGCCGAAACGTGGCGCCGTCAACCACGGAACCGGAGCTGTACCCCGTGGAGTACTGA
- a CDS encoding UDP-N-acetylmuramoyl-L-alanyl-D-glutamate--2,6-diaminopimelate ligase, translating into MRPSAVVPVSLQETAAALAAAGLPVISPAAASGPARDVLLTGLTISSLEVEPGDLYVALPGARHHGAQFAEAAAAAGAAAVLTDSDGAERLGSLSVPVFVTADPRRLVGPLAAAVFGSRPQDGSAPTLFGVTGTNGKTTTTYFINSLLGALGKSTGLIGTIEILAGGEPIASTLTTPESPQVHGLLALMRQKGLDAAAMEVSSHAISYRRVDGVVFDVAGFTNLTQDHLDLHGSMEEYFAAKAALFTPERARHAVICVDDEWGAKLAAAAPVPVWTLATGPAADDTGPQPDWRVTDVERAGLGHRFVLRGPGGAVLRTGTGLPGTFNVSNAALAALMVLASGVPAAELQQALDSDPFTVEVPGRMQMVGTAPAAIVDFAHNPDALARTLASVRREAPASDTSAPGTGDEAPRVIIVFGATGQRDQTKRPLMGAIAARLADVVIITDDDPHDEDEAAIRADVSAGAREARQNEALACEIIEVAPRAAAIDRAVALARPQDTVLVAGRGHEVFQEVKGVNLVLDDRVELRQALTRYGFPVLSGDGVES; encoded by the coding sequence ATGCGTCCGTCAGCGGTTGTCCCGGTTTCCCTGCAGGAGACCGCCGCGGCCCTCGCAGCCGCCGGCCTGCCGGTGATCAGTCCCGCCGCCGCGTCCGGCCCGGCACGCGACGTCCTGCTGACCGGCCTCACGATCAGTTCCCTCGAGGTGGAGCCCGGGGACCTTTACGTGGCGCTGCCCGGCGCCCGGCACCACGGAGCGCAGTTTGCCGAGGCAGCGGCGGCTGCAGGTGCCGCTGCGGTGCTGACGGATTCCGACGGCGCGGAACGGCTTGGGTCGTTGTCCGTCCCGGTCTTCGTGACGGCCGATCCCCGCCGCCTGGTGGGGCCGCTGGCTGCTGCCGTGTTCGGGTCCAGGCCGCAGGACGGCAGCGCGCCAACCCTGTTCGGCGTCACCGGCACCAACGGCAAGACGACAACCACCTACTTCATCAACTCCCTGCTCGGTGCCCTCGGCAAGAGCACAGGCCTCATCGGCACCATTGAAATCCTCGCCGGCGGAGAGCCCATCGCGAGCACGCTCACCACCCCCGAGTCTCCCCAGGTGCACGGACTGCTGGCCCTGATGCGCCAGAAGGGGCTGGACGCGGCGGCCATGGAGGTCTCCTCGCACGCCATCTCCTACCGCCGGGTGGACGGCGTGGTCTTCGACGTTGCCGGCTTTACGAACCTCACGCAGGACCATCTGGACCTGCACGGGTCGATGGAAGAGTACTTCGCGGCCAAGGCTGCCCTGTTCACTCCGGAGCGGGCCCGGCACGCGGTCATCTGCGTCGATGACGAGTGGGGCGCCAAACTGGCCGCCGCTGCTCCGGTGCCGGTCTGGACCCTGGCGACCGGCCCGGCGGCGGACGACACCGGGCCGCAGCCCGACTGGCGCGTCACCGACGTCGAGCGCGCCGGCCTGGGTCACCGCTTTGTGCTGCGCGGGCCGGGCGGCGCCGTGCTGCGCACCGGAACCGGACTCCCGGGCACCTTCAACGTCTCCAACGCCGCGCTGGCCGCCCTCATGGTGCTGGCCTCGGGCGTTCCGGCAGCGGAACTCCAGCAGGCCCTGGACAGCGACCCCTTCACCGTGGAGGTGCCCGGGCGTATGCAGATGGTCGGCACGGCTCCGGCGGCGATCGTGGACTTTGCACACAATCCCGATGCACTGGCCCGCACCCTGGCCTCCGTGCGCCGGGAGGCCCCGGCGTCCGATACCTCCGCGCCCGGAACCGGGGATGAGGCACCGCGCGTCATCATCGTTTTCGGGGCCACCGGCCAGCGTGACCAGACCAAGCGGCCGCTGATGGGTGCCATTGCCGCCCGCCTGGCGGACGTGGTGATCATCACCGACGACGACCCCCACGACGAAGACGAAGCCGCCATCCGTGCGGACGTTTCCGCAGGGGCCCGTGAAGCCCGGCAAAACGAAGCCCTGGCCTGCGAGATCATTGAGGTGGCACCCCGTGCCGCCGCGATCGACCGCGCCGTGGCACTGGCCCGCCCGCAGGATACGGTGCTCGTGGCAGGGCGTGGACATGAAGTCTTCCAAGAAGTAAAAGGAGTGAATTTGGTCCTCGACGACCGCGTTGAACTGAGGCAGGCTTTGACAAGGTACGGATTCCCTGTGCTGTCCGGCGACGGGGTAGAGTCCTAA
- a CDS encoding UDP-N-acetylmuramoyl-tripeptide--D-alanyl-D-alanine ligase, giving the protein MIELSAADIAAITGGQLIGGAAEAPGTIVDSAITDSREASPGSLFIAKPGEHSDGHLFVEAAFARGAVLALVERVVQDPSGAPYPAVLVPDAVLAMGALAGEIVRRLRANAPLTVIGITGSAGKTTTKDLLAGILRAEGETVAPTGSYNGEVGVPLTIFGAGYGTRYLIVEMGATGIGHIEYLASMVKPDIGVVLCVGSAHAGEFGGVENIAKAKGELVEALAAGGTAVLNADDIRVAAMAKRVAAGVEILYFTSSPEQAHGAKAALRAVDARTDALGHPVFTLRFPDGSEAPVESGLIGAHHTANLLAAAAAAHAAGVPGDRIAAGLSGQKAASRWRMERTDREDGVTVINDAYNANPESMRAALRTLAELGRGRRTWAVLGEMLELGDSSVTEHDAVGRYVVRLNISHLIVVGTGARAMHTGAVMEGSWGDESVFVETAEDAERLLESALEPGDLVLFKSSNGAALRHLGDRIALNAPSSTSLPASAPQQTSPDLAGEAGGVQ; this is encoded by the coding sequence ATGATTGAACTTAGTGCAGCAGACATAGCGGCTATCACTGGCGGCCAACTGATCGGCGGGGCCGCAGAGGCACCCGGGACGATCGTTGACTCGGCCATCACCGATTCCAGGGAAGCATCCCCGGGGTCCCTCTTCATCGCCAAACCCGGAGAACACTCCGACGGACACCTCTTCGTGGAGGCAGCCTTCGCCCGCGGCGCGGTGCTGGCCCTGGTAGAGCGCGTGGTCCAGGACCCGTCCGGCGCCCCCTACCCGGCGGTGCTGGTCCCCGACGCCGTCCTGGCCATGGGCGCCCTTGCCGGCGAGATCGTGAGGCGGCTGCGGGCCAACGCTCCGCTGACCGTCATCGGCATCACCGGCTCGGCAGGCAAGACCACCACCAAGGACCTGCTGGCCGGGATCCTGCGTGCCGAAGGCGAAACCGTGGCTCCCACCGGCTCCTATAACGGCGAGGTGGGGGTTCCGCTGACCATCTTCGGCGCCGGATACGGCACCCGCTACCTGATCGTGGAAATGGGTGCCACCGGCATCGGCCACATCGAATACCTGGCCTCGATGGTCAAACCCGACATCGGCGTCGTCCTCTGCGTGGGTTCCGCCCACGCCGGTGAATTCGGCGGCGTGGAAAACATCGCCAAGGCCAAGGGCGAACTGGTCGAGGCGCTGGCTGCGGGCGGCACCGCTGTCCTGAACGCCGACGACATCCGCGTGGCAGCCATGGCCAAGAGGGTCGCTGCCGGCGTGGAGATCCTCTACTTCACCTCCTCACCCGAGCAGGCGCACGGAGCCAAGGCAGCGCTGCGGGCCGTTGACGCCCGTACCGATGCGCTCGGACACCCGGTGTTCACCCTCCGCTTCCCTGACGGAAGCGAAGCCCCGGTGGAATCGGGCCTGATCGGCGCGCACCACACCGCAAACCTCCTGGCCGCCGCAGCAGCGGCACACGCCGCCGGTGTTCCCGGTGACCGGATCGCCGCCGGCCTGTCCGGGCAGAAGGCCGCCAGCCGCTGGCGGATGGAACGCACCGACCGCGAGGACGGCGTCACCGTCATCAACGACGCCTACAACGCCAACCCCGAATCCATGCGGGCCGCCCTGCGCACCCTGGCCGAACTGGGCCGGGGCCGGCGCACCTGGGCGGTGCTGGGGGAGATGCTCGAGCTGGGCGACTCATCAGTCACCGAGCACGACGCCGTGGGCCGCTATGTGGTCCGCCTGAATATCTCCCACCTGATCGTTGTGGGTACCGGCGCGCGCGCCATGCATACCGGTGCCGTGATGGAAGGCTCCTGGGGGGACGAATCCGTTTTCGTCGAGACCGCCGAAGACGCCGAACGCCTCCTGGAATCCGCCCTGGAACCCGGTGACCTGGTCCTTTTCAAATCCTCCAACGGCGCAGCCCTGCGCCACCTCGGTGATCGGATAGCTTTGAACGCCCCATCTTCAACCTCCCTGCCGGCCTCCGCGCCGCAGCAGACCAGCCCGGACCTCGCCGGGGAAGCCGGAGGCGTCCAGTAA
- the mraY gene encoding phospho-N-acetylmuramoyl-pentapeptide-transferase gives MVSLLIGSSLALVFAFIGTPLFIRFLVRKSYGQFVRDDGPTSHHTKRGTPTMGGAVIVASVVASYFITHLISPIINPGTFGPSVSGLLVLFLMVGMGLVGFIDDYTKISRQRSLGLNAKAKIILQTLVGVTFAILALNFPNSQGRTPASTEISFIRDTGIDLAFAGTLIGAILFILWANLIITGTTNGVNLADGLDGLAAGASILVFGAYFLMGIWQSNQSCGAPRSGAVCYEVRDPMDLALLAGALAGALVGFLWWNTSPAKIFMGDTGSLAIGGAIAAFAILSRTELLLVILAGLFVIITLSVIIQVGYFKLSGGKRVFKMAPLQHHFELKGWAEVTVVVRFWIVAGLCVAVALGLFYGEWVVGN, from the coding sequence GTGGTATCCCTGCTCATCGGGTCATCACTGGCCCTGGTCTTCGCCTTCATCGGCACCCCGCTGTTCATCCGGTTCCTCGTCCGCAAAAGCTACGGACAGTTCGTCCGGGACGACGGCCCCACCTCGCACCACACCAAGCGCGGCACGCCGACTATGGGCGGCGCCGTCATCGTGGCCTCCGTGGTGGCGTCCTACTTCATTACCCACCTGATCAGCCCCATCATCAACCCGGGGACCTTCGGGCCCTCGGTGTCCGGTCTCCTGGTCCTGTTCCTGATGGTCGGGATGGGACTGGTGGGCTTTATCGACGACTACACCAAGATCTCCCGCCAGCGCAGCCTCGGGCTGAACGCCAAGGCCAAGATCATCCTGCAGACCCTGGTGGGGGTCACGTTCGCCATCCTGGCCCTGAACTTCCCCAACAGCCAGGGCCGGACCCCGGCCTCCACGGAGATTTCCTTCATCCGGGACACCGGCATCGACCTGGCCTTCGCCGGCACCCTGATCGGAGCCATCCTCTTCATCCTGTGGGCGAACCTGATCATCACCGGCACCACCAACGGCGTGAACCTGGCCGACGGGCTCGACGGCCTGGCAGCCGGCGCGTCCATCCTCGTGTTCGGCGCCTACTTCCTGATGGGCATCTGGCAGTCCAACCAGAGCTGTGGCGCGCCCCGCTCCGGAGCCGTCTGCTATGAGGTCCGCGACCCGATGGATCTGGCGCTGCTTGCAGGTGCCCTCGCCGGCGCGCTGGTGGGCTTCCTCTGGTGGAACACCTCACCGGCCAAGATCTTTATGGGCGACACCGGATCGCTGGCCATCGGCGGCGCCATCGCAGCCTTCGCCATCCTCTCCCGCACCGAACTGCTGCTGGTGATCCTGGCCGGCCTCTTCGTGATCATCACGCTCTCGGTCATCATCCAGGTCGGCTACTTCAAACTCAGCGGCGGCAAGCGCGTGTTCAAGATGGCCCCGCTGCAGCACCACTTCGAACTCAAGGGCTGGGCCGAAGTGACGGTGGTGGTCCGGTTCTGGATTGTGGCCGGGCTCTGCGTCGCCGTGGCCCTGGGACTCTTCTACGGAGAATGGGTGGTGGGCAATTGA
- the murD gene encoding UDP-N-acetylmuramoyl-L-alanine--D-glutamate ligase, whose amino-acid sequence MGGGQLSTSRLDELTTWDAAWNGLRVVVTGIGLSGFSAADTLIELGARVVVVDAKDTEENRAKADTLRIVGAADVLLGQAHAGALPLVDGEPAELVVTSPGFSPTHPLMAAAADAGIPVWGDVELAWRVRVREGRKTAEWLTITGTNGKTTTVTMTESMLRAAGLRAIAAGNVGTPILDAIRDPQGYDVIAVELSSFQLHWSSSLSPLASVCLNVAEDHVDWHGSYEGYLADKAKIYANTKVACIYNADQSETERMVEDADVVEGCRAVGFTTGMPAVSMVGMVENLLVDRAFIEQRKDSAAELASLADLGEHAPRHTVANALAAAALVRAYGVEPIAVRDGLRNYEPGDHRIQPVARLNDVLWVNDSKATNPHAAAASLASFGSVVWIAGGLSKGVSYDDLIRSHASRLRSVILIGADSADLRSALARHAPEVRVIDAVPPHTGGKHASVPTVSGDEVMALAVAAAAAQAQPGDTVLMAPAAASMDQFASYAHRGGAFIEAVRGYVEGQAPTPKEP is encoded by the coding sequence ATGGGTGGTGGGCAATTGAGCACCTCACGCCTGGATGAGCTGACCACCTGGGACGCCGCCTGGAACGGCCTGCGCGTAGTGGTCACCGGCATCGGCCTGTCCGGTTTCTCGGCGGCCGACACCCTGATCGAGCTCGGTGCCCGCGTCGTTGTGGTGGACGCCAAGGACACCGAAGAGAACCGTGCCAAGGCGGACACGCTGCGGATCGTTGGTGCCGCCGACGTCCTGCTGGGGCAAGCCCACGCCGGGGCGCTGCCCCTGGTCGACGGCGAACCTGCCGAACTGGTGGTCACCTCGCCCGGTTTCAGCCCGACCCACCCGCTCATGGCCGCCGCCGCCGACGCCGGAATCCCGGTGTGGGGCGATGTGGAACTGGCCTGGCGGGTCCGGGTCCGCGAAGGCCGCAAGACCGCGGAATGGCTCACCATCACGGGAACCAACGGCAAGACCACTACCGTCACCATGACCGAAAGCATGCTGCGGGCCGCCGGCCTGCGGGCCATTGCCGCCGGAAACGTGGGAACCCCGATCCTGGACGCAATCCGCGATCCGCAGGGCTACGACGTCATTGCCGTTGAACTCTCCAGCTTCCAGCTGCACTGGTCCTCCTCGCTCTCGCCGCTGGCGAGCGTGTGCCTGAACGTGGCCGAAGACCATGTGGACTGGCACGGCTCCTATGAGGGCTACCTCGCGGACAAGGCGAAGATCTACGCCAACACCAAGGTGGCGTGCATCTATAACGCCGACCAGTCCGAGACCGAGCGCATGGTCGAGGACGCCGACGTCGTTGAAGGCTGCCGCGCCGTGGGCTTCACCACCGGCATGCCGGCAGTGTCCATGGTGGGCATGGTCGAAAACCTGCTCGTGGACCGCGCGTTCATTGAACAACGGAAGGATTCCGCCGCGGAACTGGCGTCCCTGGCTGACCTGGGCGAGCACGCGCCGCGGCACACCGTCGCCAACGCCCTTGCCGCGGCCGCCCTCGTCAGGGCGTACGGCGTGGAGCCCATCGCCGTCCGCGACGGGCTGCGGAACTATGAACCCGGAGACCACCGGATCCAGCCGGTTGCCCGCCTGAACGACGTCCTGTGGGTCAACGACTCCAAGGCCACCAACCCACACGCTGCAGCCGCGTCACTGGCTTCCTTCGGATCCGTCGTCTGGATCGCCGGCGGACTGTCCAAGGGCGTGAGCTACGACGACCTGATCCGCAGCCACGCGTCGCGGCTGCGCTCAGTCATCCTGATTGGTGCCGATTCAGCCGACCTGCGCAGCGCATTGGCGCGACACGCGCCCGAGGTCCGGGTGATCGACGCCGTTCCGCCCCACACTGGTGGGAAACATGCATCAGTGCCCACGGTCAGCGGTGATGAAGTGATGGCTTTGGCCGTCGCGGCAGCCGCAGCCCAGGCACAGCCGGGGGACACCGTCCTCATGGCCCCTGCCGCGGCGTCCATGGACCAGTTTGCCTCCTACGCACACCGCGGCGGGGCTTTCATCGAAGCCGTCCGCGGGTACGTGGAAGGACAGGCGCCCACTCCTAAGGAGCCGTAA
- the ftsW gene encoding putative lipid II flippase FtsW translates to MATTSPGKPRKPVLRTNRPAASGGTPGTTGPSRAPASGTSAGGTSATGTSGTRTSGTRKPASGTPAGSRRGAGASAEPGKKPSLFERGIVLLEGSRRSATGSAYYTILGAALALTAIGLMMVLSASSVESIAASAGESAGNTFNFFVKQAMFAGFGIAAMFGLSRLGPNGYKKLAWFLMILAIVLLVAVLVPGVGKEVNGNRNWIEIGGVGGQPSEAAKLAMAVWFASVLSQKQKLLTQWKHALIPVVLPGGAVLIGLVMAGKDLGTVIIMGMIMIASLFFAGAPLRFLAALVASGAGAAVLMSMVSSNRSSRISAWLKLDCGGGLCDQANAGMYALASGGWFGVGIGQSRQKWSWIPEAHNDFIFAIIGEEFGLLGTLLIVLLFGVLAVATIRMTMRHTDPFIRIVCGSILVWIIGQAFVNIAMVTGLLPVIGVPLPFISYGGSSLTITLMAIGVLLSFARKVPEHQRPESEPSAP, encoded by the coding sequence ATGGCCACCACGTCCCCGGGGAAACCCCGCAAACCGGTGCTTCGGACCAACCGTCCGGCAGCTTCCGGCGGGACACCCGGGACAACCGGTCCATCCAGGGCGCCGGCATCCGGGACGTCGGCCGGTGGCACCTCAGCCACCGGAACGTCCGGCACGCGCACTTCCGGCACGCGTAAACCTGCGTCCGGCACCCCGGCCGGTTCCCGGCGCGGTGCCGGCGCGTCAGCGGAGCCGGGTAAAAAGCCGTCGCTCTTCGAGCGTGGCATCGTCCTGCTGGAAGGCAGCCGGCGCAGCGCCACCGGCTCGGCGTACTACACCATCCTCGGTGCCGCCCTGGCGCTGACCGCTATCGGCCTGATGATGGTGCTCTCGGCGTCCTCGGTGGAGTCCATTGCCGCCTCCGCCGGGGAATCCGCGGGAAACACCTTCAACTTCTTCGTCAAGCAGGCCATGTTTGCCGGCTTCGGCATCGCCGCTATGTTCGGCCTGTCACGGCTGGGCCCCAACGGGTACAAAAAACTGGCCTGGTTCCTGATGATCCTGGCGATCGTCCTGCTCGTGGCGGTCCTTGTGCCCGGCGTCGGCAAGGAGGTCAACGGCAACCGGAACTGGATCGAGATCGGCGGCGTCGGCGGCCAGCCCTCCGAGGCCGCCAAGCTGGCCATGGCCGTCTGGTTCGCCTCGGTCCTCTCCCAGAAGCAAAAGCTGCTCACCCAGTGGAAGCATGCCCTGATTCCGGTGGTCCTTCCCGGCGGCGCGGTCCTGATCGGTCTGGTCATGGCCGGCAAGGACCTGGGCACGGTCATCATCATGGGCATGATCATGATTGCCTCGCTGTTCTTCGCCGGGGCGCCGCTGCGGTTCCTGGCCGCCCTGGTGGCCTCCGGAGCCGGGGCAGCGGTCCTGATGTCGATGGTCAGCAGCAACCGCAGCAGCCGGATCAGCGCCTGGCTGAAACTGGACTGCGGCGGAGGCCTCTGTGACCAGGCCAACGCCGGCATGTACGCCCTGGCCTCCGGCGGCTGGTTCGGCGTGGGCATCGGCCAGAGCAGGCAGAAATGGAGCTGGATCCCCGAAGCGCACAATGACTTCATCTTCGCCATCATCGGTGAGGAATTCGGGCTGCTCGGGACCCTCCTGATCGTGCTGCTCTTCGGCGTCCTGGCCGTGGCCACCATCCGCATGACCATGCGCCACACCGACCCGTTCATCCGGATCGTCTGCGGATCGATCCTGGTCTGGATCATCGGCCAGGCCTTCGTGAACATTGCCATGGTGACCGGCCTGCTGCCGGTGATCGGCGTTCCGCTGCCGTTCATCTCCTATGGCGGCTCCTCCCTGACCATCACCCTGATGGCCATCGGGGTCCTGCTCTCCTTTGCCCGCAAAGTCCCCGAACACCAACGTCCCGAAAGTGAACCATCAGCTCCATGA